A single genomic interval of Asterias amurensis chromosome 1, ASM3211899v1 harbors:
- the LOC139937820 gene encoding uncharacterized protein isoform X1 produces the protein MSTEVEDYNSRASKRRRVDVGVPRGTHAHHQNKIGAVVTNGGIAYETDNSDVLRTLLKNSKKSQNGTVTPPLENPNESPLMMSQLLKAKAKEFEEFDAAMEKNAETSEHDETELSSDELETMDGSANDASAIPDCYSANRVKCNGNSTMSPGSMSPGNMSSDNMCPGEVSPNPLSEDSVKAKRARVENIITSMRQSPSCPQSSQGANPVPEPPRAKRKQAQPQQQKSSEAESNQTKQLRRQERRRLKYLLGHLQQQLDVLQEKYFDLYEEDNSSLSDASDDLDDLNEPIDTMSAIRKCENTEAQKTGQIVHRKGMNGSIPKESHQKLRNSLKQQLTNALSTTVDSVIDRFADVEDRRGINNNNNNKLRTALPKNLSPEMSTSVLQQAARNATLIVPVPAKRPTNTSSQGHQHNRVQSQQQQQEQLEQTEAISLVIPKRNRSKDSESVLRIGQPDDVKQDHVIPTMLPTSVAIPNPSLYPSFPSMMMTPPAYPSLQDKDSLLDDMRKHHRPYNSDGYLISTQPLHQVDTFRYGQSPLLTHSQQTSISNHGGGDLGDVPHTINDGLSYSFIKSEDSDSMMRGSPGLSDLSGYSPANGTSLTSTLTPTHLRKAKLMFFYTRYPSSALLRQHFLDVKFNRHNTSQIIKWFSNFREFYYIQMEKFARQAMSDGVDKKEDLLVIRDMELFRTLNMHYNKSNEFQVPESFMSVSTSTLREFFEAIKLGKDSEPSWKKTIYKVIGKMDEPLPDLFKSSNCLEELE, from the exons ATGTCGACAGAGGTGGAAGATTACAATTCTCGTGCGTCCAAGAGACGGCGAGTCGATGTGGGCGTCCCGAGAGGCACTCATGCTCACCACCAGAACAAAATCGGCGCAGTTGTTACAAATGGCGGTATTGCTTATGAAACAGACAACTCTGATGTGCTACGGACTTTGTTGAAGAACAGCAAGAAAAGCCAGAACGGGACAGTGACACCGCCGTTGGAGAATCCAAACGAATCTCCTCTCATGATGTCACAACTACTCAAAGCAAAGGCGAAAGAGTTTGAAGAATTTGATGCTGCAATGGAAAAGAATGCCGAAACCTCAGAACATGACGAGACAGAACTGTCCTCGGATGAATTAGAAACAATGGATGGTAGTGCCAATGATGCATCGGCTATCCCTGACTGCTACTCGGCCAATCGGGTTAAATGTAACGGGAACAGCACTATGAGTCCGGGCAGCATGAGTCCAGGGAACATGAGTTCAGATAACATGTGCCCGGGGGAGGTCAGCCCGAATCCCTTGAGCGAGGATAGTGTGAAGGCAAAGAGAGCAAGAGTAGAGAACATCATCACCTCAATGCGCCAGTCACCATCTTGCCCCCAATCCAGCCAGGGAGCCAACCCAGTGCCAGAACCTCCAAGAGCCAAACGCAAACAAGCCCAACCTCAACAGCAGAAATCCTCAGAAGCAGAGAGCAACCAGACCAAGCAACTACGGCGCCAAGAAAGACGTCGCCTCAAGTACCTCCTCGGACATTTGCAGCAGCAGCTGGACGTCTTGCAAGAAAAGTACTTTGACCTATACGAAGAAGACAACAGCAGCCTATCAGATGCGTCCGATGATCTCGATGATTTGAACGAACCAATCGACACAATGTCTGCTATCCGCAAATGTGAGAACACCGAGGCACAAAAGACCGGTCAAATAGTCCATCGAAAAGGTATGAATGGCTCAATCCCAAAGGAAAGCCACCAGAAACTCCGCAACTCTCTTAAGCAACAGTTGACAAATGCCTTGTCCACCACGGTTGATTCGGTGATTGATCGTTTTGCAGATGTCGAAGACCGACGGGGcattaacaacaataacaacaacaagcTTCGCACTGCACTCCCCAAAAACCTCAGTCCTGAAATGTCCACTTCAGTACTACAACAAGCTGCAAGAAACGCAACTCTGATTGTGCCCGTACCAGCCAAGCGGCCTACTAACACCTCATCACAAGGCCATCAGCATAATCGCGTACAAtcacaacagcaacaacaggaGCAACTTGAGCAGACCGAAGCCATCTCGCTGGTCATCCCAAAGCGTAACCGCAGTAAAGATAGCGAGTCGGTGCTACGCATCGGCCAGCCTGATGACGTGAAACAGGATCACGTCATACCGACGATGTTACCGACATCAGTCGCTATTCCAAACCCAAGTCTGTATCCATCCTTTCCATCCATGATGATGACGCCTCCAGCTTATCCATCACTGCAGGACAAGGACTCTCTTCTAGACGACATGAG gAAGCATCACAGACCCTATAATTCAGACGGGTATTTGATATCAACACAACCTTTACACCAAGTTGATACATTCAG GTATGGACAGAGCCCTCTATTGACCCACTCTCAGCAGACCTCGATTTCCAACCACGGGGGAGGGGATCTTGGCGACGTTCCCCACACTATCAACGATGGACTGTCGTATTCCTTCATCAAATCTGAAGATAGCGATTCTATGATGAGAGGCTCACCGGGATTGTCTGATCTGTCGGGCTACTCACCAGCTAACGGGACC TCCCTGACATCTACACTGACTCCTACTCACCTACGCAAGGCCAAGTTGATGTTCTTCTACACACGGTACCCCAGCTCTGCCCTCCTCAGACAGCACTTTCTGGACGTCAAATTCAACAGGCACAACACTTCACAGATCATTAAG TGGTTCAGCAACTTCCGTGAGTTCTACTACATTCAGATGGAAAAGTTTGCCCGGCAGGCCATGAGCGACGGAGTGGACAAGAAGGAAGACCTTCTGGTCATCCGAGACATGGAGTTGTTCCGTACTCTCAACATGCATTACAACAAGAGCAATGAGTTCCAG
- the LOC139937820 gene encoding prospero homeobox protein 1-like isoform X2, with product MSTEVEDYNSRASKRRRVDVGVPRGTHAHHQNKIGAVVTNGGIAYETDNSDVLRTLLKNSKKSQNGTVTPPLENPNESPLMMSQLLKAKAKEFEEFDAAMEKNAETSEHDETELSSDELETMDGSANDASAIPDCYSANRVKCNGNSTMSPGSMSPGNMSSDNMCPGEVSPNPLSEDSVKAKRARVENIITSMRQSPSCPQSSQGANPVPEPPRAKRKQAQPQQQKSSEAESNQTKQLRRQERRRLKYLLGHLQQQLDVLQEKYFDLYEEDNSSLSDASDDLDDLNEPIDTMSAIRKCENTEAQKTGQIVHRKGMNGSIPKESHQKLRNSLKQQLTNALSTTVDSVIDRFADVEDRRGINNNNNNKLRTALPKNLSPEMSTSVLQQAARNATLIVPVPAKRPTNTSSQGHQHNRVQSQQQQQEQLEQTEAISLVIPKRNRSKDSESVLRIGQPDDVKQDHVIPTMLPTSVAIPNPSLYPSFPSMMMTPPAYPSLQDKDSLLDDMRYGQSPLLTHSQQTSISNHGGGDLGDVPHTINDGLSYSFIKSEDSDSMMRGSPGLSDLSGYSPANGTSLTSTLTPTHLRKAKLMFFYTRYPSSALLRQHFLDVKFNRHNTSQIIKWFSNFREFYYIQMEKFARQAMSDGVDKKEDLLVIRDMELFRTLNMHYNKSNEFQVPESFMSVSTSTLREFFEAIKLGKDSEPSWKKTIYKVIGKMDEPLPDLFKSSNCLEELE from the exons ATGTCGACAGAGGTGGAAGATTACAATTCTCGTGCGTCCAAGAGACGGCGAGTCGATGTGGGCGTCCCGAGAGGCACTCATGCTCACCACCAGAACAAAATCGGCGCAGTTGTTACAAATGGCGGTATTGCTTATGAAACAGACAACTCTGATGTGCTACGGACTTTGTTGAAGAACAGCAAGAAAAGCCAGAACGGGACAGTGACACCGCCGTTGGAGAATCCAAACGAATCTCCTCTCATGATGTCACAACTACTCAAAGCAAAGGCGAAAGAGTTTGAAGAATTTGATGCTGCAATGGAAAAGAATGCCGAAACCTCAGAACATGACGAGACAGAACTGTCCTCGGATGAATTAGAAACAATGGATGGTAGTGCCAATGATGCATCGGCTATCCCTGACTGCTACTCGGCCAATCGGGTTAAATGTAACGGGAACAGCACTATGAGTCCGGGCAGCATGAGTCCAGGGAACATGAGTTCAGATAACATGTGCCCGGGGGAGGTCAGCCCGAATCCCTTGAGCGAGGATAGTGTGAAGGCAAAGAGAGCAAGAGTAGAGAACATCATCACCTCAATGCGCCAGTCACCATCTTGCCCCCAATCCAGCCAGGGAGCCAACCCAGTGCCAGAACCTCCAAGAGCCAAACGCAAACAAGCCCAACCTCAACAGCAGAAATCCTCAGAAGCAGAGAGCAACCAGACCAAGCAACTACGGCGCCAAGAAAGACGTCGCCTCAAGTACCTCCTCGGACATTTGCAGCAGCAGCTGGACGTCTTGCAAGAAAAGTACTTTGACCTATACGAAGAAGACAACAGCAGCCTATCAGATGCGTCCGATGATCTCGATGATTTGAACGAACCAATCGACACAATGTCTGCTATCCGCAAATGTGAGAACACCGAGGCACAAAAGACCGGTCAAATAGTCCATCGAAAAGGTATGAATGGCTCAATCCCAAAGGAAAGCCACCAGAAACTCCGCAACTCTCTTAAGCAACAGTTGACAAATGCCTTGTCCACCACGGTTGATTCGGTGATTGATCGTTTTGCAGATGTCGAAGACCGACGGGGcattaacaacaataacaacaacaagcTTCGCACTGCACTCCCCAAAAACCTCAGTCCTGAAATGTCCACTTCAGTACTACAACAAGCTGCAAGAAACGCAACTCTGATTGTGCCCGTACCAGCCAAGCGGCCTACTAACACCTCATCACAAGGCCATCAGCATAATCGCGTACAAtcacaacagcaacaacaggaGCAACTTGAGCAGACCGAAGCCATCTCGCTGGTCATCCCAAAGCGTAACCGCAGTAAAGATAGCGAGTCGGTGCTACGCATCGGCCAGCCTGATGACGTGAAACAGGATCACGTCATACCGACGATGTTACCGACATCAGTCGCTATTCCAAACCCAAGTCTGTATCCATCCTTTCCATCCATGATGATGACGCCTCCAGCTTATCCATCACTGCAGGACAAGGACTCTCTTCTAGACGACATGAG GTATGGACAGAGCCCTCTATTGACCCACTCTCAGCAGACCTCGATTTCCAACCACGGGGGAGGGGATCTTGGCGACGTTCCCCACACTATCAACGATGGACTGTCGTATTCCTTCATCAAATCTGAAGATAGCGATTCTATGATGAGAGGCTCACCGGGATTGTCTGATCTGTCGGGCTACTCACCAGCTAACGGGACC TCCCTGACATCTACACTGACTCCTACTCACCTACGCAAGGCCAAGTTGATGTTCTTCTACACACGGTACCCCAGCTCTGCCCTCCTCAGACAGCACTTTCTGGACGTCAAATTCAACAGGCACAACACTTCACAGATCATTAAG TGGTTCAGCAACTTCCGTGAGTTCTACTACATTCAGATGGAAAAGTTTGCCCGGCAGGCCATGAGCGACGGAGTGGACAAGAAGGAAGACCTTCTGGTCATCCGAGACATGGAGTTGTTCCGTACTCTCAACATGCATTACAACAAGAGCAATGAGTTCCAG